In Topomyia yanbarensis strain Yona2022 chromosome 2, ASM3024719v1, whole genome shotgun sequence, one DNA window encodes the following:
- the LOC131682673 gene encoding proliferating cell nuclear antigen: MFEARLVASTTLKKVLDAIKDLLNEATFDCSDSGIQLQAMDNSHVSLVSLSLRSDGFDKYRCDRNLSMGMNLANMSKIMKCANNDDTVTMKAQDNADTVTFMFESQNQEKVSDYEMKLMNLDQEHLGIPETDYACIVRMPAIEFARICRDLSQFGESVVISCTKEGVKFSASGDAGSANIKLAQTSTVEKEEEAVIIEMQEPVTLTFACRYLNSFTKATPLSNQVQLSMSADVPLVVEYKITDLGHIRYYLAPKIEDDEN, from the exons ATGTTCGAGGCTCGGCTAGTCGCTAGTACCACTCTGAAGAAGGTCCTGGATGCCATCAAGGACCTACTAAACGAAGCGACTTTTGATTGTAGTGACTCTGGAATTCAGCTGCAGGCAATGGACAACTCCCACGTTTCGTTGGTTTCACTATCGCTGCGTTCGGATGGATTCGATAAATATCGGTGTGATAGAAACCTTTCAATGGGAATGAACCTGGCCAACATGTCTAAAATTATGAAATGTGCCAACAATGACGACACCGTTACCATGAAGGCACAAGATAATGCGGATACGGTTACATTCATGTTTGAGTCTCAAAACCAGGAGAAAGTTTCCGACTACGAAATGAAATTGATGAACCTAGATCAGGAACATTTGGGAATACCAGAGACAGACTACGCTTGTATCGTTCGGATGCCTGCCATTGAGTTTGCTCGCATCTGCCGAGATCTATCCCAGTTTGGCGAGTCTGTTGTCATTTCCTGCACAAAAGAAG GTGTTAAATTTTCCGCATCGGGTGATGCCGGATCGGCTAACATAAAGCTGGCTCAGACTTCGACAGTAGAGAAGGAAGAAGAAGCTGTCATAATCGAAATGCAGGAACCGGTGACGCTTACCTTTGCCTGTCGCTACCTAAATTCTTTCACAAAGGCAACACCGTTATCCAATCAAGTACAATTATCGATGTCAGCGGACGTTCCGTTGGTTGTAGAGTATAAAATAACAGACCTCGGACACATTCGATATTATCTAGCGCCGAAGATTGAGGATGACGAAAATTAA